The following are encoded together in the Humulus lupulus chromosome 5, drHumLupu1.1, whole genome shotgun sequence genome:
- the LOC133778575 gene encoding protein SEH1 has product MEKSLVELDVGTTCSSWNYSGTRLAAASNDGFLSIFDSPDPASSSFTRSSKSRVHDNGVVKVVWVPPEYGDAVACVCMDGTVSLWEEVVEDAQPLQWKLCKTFKSNSSQVLDIQFGISQSGLKMVAAYSDGHIKVYELLDPLELKNWQLQAEFQNVSDSVSTLGKASCVSASISWNPPRGESQESSFVLGFNSDTPQLNSSKVWEFDQAHQRWLPVAELALDGNKGDQVYSVAWAPNIGRPYEIIAVATHKGIGLWHLGLTPDTNGRLLVEQVALLSGHGGEVWQMEWDMSGMTLATTGNDGVVRLWQSNLSGVWHEQATFEPTN; this is encoded by the exons ATGGAGAAGTCTTTGGTGGAGTTGGACGTAGGCACCACCTGCTCCTCCTGGAACTATTCCGGCACCAGATTAGCTGCTGCTTCCAACGATGGCTTCCTTTCTATCTTCGACTCCCCGGACCCTGCTTCCTCCTCATTCACCCGCTCTTCTAAATCTAGG GTACACGACAATGGAGTTGTCAAAGTTGTTTGGGTTCCTCCGGAATATGGTGATGCAGTGGCATGTGTTTGTATGGATGGAACAGTGTCGTTGTGGGAGGAGGTTGTAGAAG ATGCGCAACCTCTTCAGTGGAAGCTTTGCAAAACCTTTAAAAGCAATTCATCTCAAGTGCTGGATATCCAATTTGGAATTTCTCAATCTGGCTTAAAGATG GTTGCTGCTTATTCAGATGGCCATATCAAAGTCTACGAGCTCTTAGATCCCTTGGAACTGAAGAATTGGCAACTTCAG GCCGAATTCCAGAATGTCAGTGATTCAGTTTCTACATTGGGCAAAGCTTCGTGTGTGTCTGCATCTATTTCATGGAATCCACCAAGAGGGGAAAGCCAGGAATCAAGTTTTGTTTTGGGTTTCAATTCAGATACACCACAACTTAACTCCTCCAAG GTATGGGAATTTGATCAAGCTCATCAAAGATGGCTTCCGGTTGCAGAATTGGCTTTGGATGGCAACAAGGGTGATCAGGTCTACTCTGTTGCCTGGGCACCAAATATTGGCAG GCCATACGAGATAATTGCTGTTGCCACCCACAAGGGGATCGGACTATGGCATCTTGGATTGACCCCTGACACAAATGGAAGACTCTTGGTGGAGCAAGTTGCATTGCTGTCCGGCCATGGAGGCGAG GTGTGGCAGATGGAATGGGATATGAGTGGAATGACCTTGGCAACCACGGGAAATGATGGAGTTGTTAGGTTGTGGCAATCGAATTTGAGTGGCGTTTGGCATGAACAGGCTACATTTGAACCCACCAATTAG
- the LOC133778573 gene encoding uncharacterized protein LOC133778573, protein MEKSKERRNENHHRQLDQSKAKSNLVWDCGSTLYDSFELNSFKRTLDSAIINSSRSLSMPHLPDRRVLPRPPPVTPPSVPAPAAVKKSSKLSRSLNKLLRSVFRPKLNSSSIFRVNQDQSKDGFLVVYDKSSTLTTIPEVPEIDFGGFSPEIGSLVRRTESERFAPATAIGISCA, encoded by the coding sequence ATGGAGAAGTCAAAGGAACGTCGCAACGAAAATCATCATCGTCAATTGGATCAGAGTAAGGCGAAGAGTAATCTCGTTTGGGATTGCGGGAGCACACTCTACGATTCGTTCGAACTCAACTCCTTCAAACGCACGCTCGATTCCGCCATTATTAATTCTTCTAGAAGCCTCTCGATGCCTCACTTACCGGATCGACGAGTTCTTCCTCGGCCTCCGCCGGTGACACCACCGTCGGTACCGGCACCAGCGGCGGTGAAGAAATCGTCGAAGCTCTCTCGGTCGCTTAACAAGCTTCTCCGATCGGTTTTCAGGCCGAAACTGAACTCGAGCTCGATCTTCCGAGTTAACCAAGACCAATCCAAGGACGGATTTCTCGTCGTTTACGACAAGTCCAGCACTCTTACGACGATTCCCGAAGTTCCGGAGATCGACTTCGGAGGATTTTCGCCGGAGATCGGATCGTTAGTGAGGAGGACTGAGTCGGAGCGGTTCGCGCCTGCGACTGCAATCGGTATTTCATGTGCTTGA
- the LOC133780182 gene encoding hydroquinone glucosyltransferase-like, translating into MGDLHPKSPQLPHILIVPTPGMGHLFPLIEFSKRLVAQHDIAITFIVPNDGSSSIELQKKLLQSLPSPISSDFLPPVNMDDLTAETPIEDRIELTLTRSLPALRQTLETLTESTHYAALVVDVFGPAAFEVAQEFNIPPYIFFPTTATVLSFFFYLPKLDAITSAEYRYLPDPVQLPGCIPIEGRDFFSPLHDRKTQTYRAFVRMAEKYNLAAGIMVNSFVDLEPGPFKAIIDRIHGNPPIYPVGPLTQTGSSNSSSEPECLRWLDNQPKGSVIFVSFGSGGTLSQEQFTELATGLELSGQRFLWVIRSPSDKASSAFFTLKSQKSPFDYLPDGFLERTKGLGLVVDSWAPQVRVLAHGSTGGFLTHCGWNSTLESVVHGVPLVAWPLYAEQKMNAVLVGESGLNVGVRVKMNEKGMVGREEICEYVKNLMEGEEGKVMKKRMSELKEAAKLALGHEGSSTKSLAEVAQIWKGPSSPTNVYCPQRFLQLPYCLTFFFLHPPSKV; encoded by the exons ATGGGAGACCTTCATCCAAAATCACCACAGCTACCCCACATACTCATTGTCCCAACACCAGGAATGGGACATCTTTTCCCACTCATCGAGTTCTCAAAACGACTCGTCGCACAACACGACATCGCCATCACATTCATCGTCCCAAACGACGGGTCGTCCTCCATAGAACTCCAAAAGAAGCTCCTTCAGTCCCTCCCAAGCCCCATATCCTCCGACTTTCTTCCGCCTGTCAACATGGACGACCTCACTGCCGAAACTCCCATCGAAGATCGTATCGAACTCACCTTGACTCGCTCCCTCCCCGCTCTACGACAGACTCTCGAGACCCTCACCGAGTCAACTCACTACGCTGCGCTCGTCGTCGACGTATTCGGTCCAGCTGCGTTTGAAGTGGCCCAAGAGTTCAACATACCACCTTACATTTTCTTCCCGACGACAGCGACTGTGTTGTCGTTTTTCTTTTACTTGCCGAAGCTTGATGCAATCACTTCAGCTGAGTACCGTTATTTACCGGACCCGGTTCAGCTACCCGGGTGTATTCCGATCGAAGGTCGAGACTTTTTCAGCCCGCTCCATGACCGGAAAACCCAAACATACAGAGCTTTTGTTCGCATGGCGGAGAAGTATAATTTGGCTGCTGGGATTATGGTCAACAGCTTTGTGGACTTGGAACCGGGTCCGTTCAAGGCCATAATCGATAGAATCCATGGTAACCCACCTATCTACCCGGTTGGGCCGCTGACACAAACCGGTTCGAGCAACAGTTCTTCCGAACCGGAGTGTTTGCGGTGGCTTGATAACCAGCCAAAGGGGTCAGTCATATTCGTCTCGTTCGGTAGTGGCGGGACTCTTTCACAGGAACAGTTCACCGAGTTGGCCACGGGACTCGAGCTGAGTGGGCAAAGGTTTCTTTGGGTTATCAGAAGCCCAAGCGACAAGGCCTCGAGTGCTTTCTTCACTTTGAAGAGCCAGAAAAGCCCATTTGACTATCTCCCAGATGGGTTTCTTGAGAGGACTAAGGGTTTGGGCCTAGTAGTGGACTCTTGGGCCCCACAAGTTCGGGTCTTGGCCCATGGGTCGACTGGTGGGTTCTTGACCCACTGTGGGTGGAACTCGACTTTGGAAAGTGTTGTTCATGGGGTGCCTTTGGTGGCTTGGCCTCTTTATGCTGAGCAAAAAATGAATGCTGTTTTGGTTGGGGAGAGTGGTTTGAATGTTGGGGTGAGAGTGAAAATGAACGAGAAGGGAATGGTGGGACGTGAAGAGATTTGTGAGTATGTGAAAAATTTAATGGAAGGTGAAGAAGGAAAGGTTATGAAGAAAAGAATGAGTGAGCTCAAGGAGGCTGCTAAGTTGGCTCTCGGCCATGAAGGGTCGTCTACTAAGTCACTTGCTGAGGTTGCTCAGATTTGGA AAGGGCCATCTTCTCCGACGAATGTCTACTGTCCACAGCGATTTCTTCAACTCCCTTACTGCCTTACATTCTTCTTCCTCCATCCACCATCGAAAGTTTGA
- the LOC133778576 gene encoding uncharacterized protein LOC133778576 — protein sequence MTTCIHSFCKAPTFVFPSTFLGSSSFFSKTHHAKPFGKNNDSHILGERGLLCKKIRRGTTCGAFLPVDPWAPTIDSQSIASQLFAVSLFPYIGFLYFLTKSKSAPKLTLFGFYFLLTFVGATIPAGIYAKVHYGTSLSNVDWLHGGAESLLTLTNIFIVIGLREALRKAKDAQGDTLSTVSRLKEEKKT from the exons ATGACTACTTGTATTCACTCTTTTTGTAAAGCTCCCACCTTTGTTTTTCCTTCTACTTTTTTGGGCTCCTCTTCATTTTTCTCGAAAACCCACCACGCAAAACCATTTGGGAAGAACAACGATTCTCATATTCTGGGAGAAAGAGGGCTGTTGTGCAAGAAAATTAGAAGAGGGACTACTTGTGGAGCATTTCTTCCAGTTGATCCATGGGCCCCCACCATTGATTCACAGAGTATAGCTTCACAGTTGTTTGCAGTTTCTCTGTTCCCTTACATTGGTTTTCTTTACTTCCTCACCAAATCTAAGTCCGCCCCAAAGCTCACTTTGTTTGGATTCTACTTCCTGCTCACCTTTGTTGGGGCTACTA TTCCTGCTGGAATATATG CAAAGGTGCACTATGGAACTTCTTTGTCTAATGTGGACTGGTTACATGGTGGAGCTGAGTCTCTTCTAACTCTAACCAATATATTCATTGTGATCGGGTTAAGAGAAGCTCTAAGGAAAGCTAAAGATGCACAAGGAGATACACTGAGTACTGTATCAAGGTTAAAAGAGGAGAAGAAAACTTAA